The genomic DNA CAATAGCCAATAGGCAATAGGGAAGAATGCCCTAATGGCTATTGCCTACTGGCTATTGGCTTTGTGCCTTACTGGCTGAATAGTTACACAAATTGATAAATTGATTATAATCTACCCAAATGGGTAAGTCAAGAAAAAAGTAAGGAATCTTGATTTTACTCGGCGCTCTCGGCGTCCCTGCGGTAAGATGGCTTAACCGATGAACATCACCGAATTTTTGAGGCGATTGCCCGAAACAAAAAGAATGCTTGACAATTAGATAAGATTGTGATAATATTATAACCTTTGATCTTGAATTTGTAGCTACTCAGCCACCAAGACACTAAGGCGCGAAGAAGGGGCGGAGTAGTTACCGTTAAACAGGAGGTTACCGTGGGAAAACTTCGAATCTTGGCTATAGTTATTGATGTTCTGTTAGTCAATCTGGCGCTCATAGGGGCTATTTCCTCAACCGGGGATTGGGAGGGGTATTTTAAATTAGCCCCCTATCTGAGTGTCATCTCGGCCGGGTTGTTTCTTTTCTTCCGGCTTTATGAAGGCAGGCCTTTTTCAGGGATTAATCTCTTTTTCCGAACCGGTAAGGCCGTAATAGCCGCTTGGTTTCTCCTTATGGTGGTGGCCTTTTTAAAGCGGACCTACTTTTATCCTTCCATTTTTCTCATTTCCAGCATCTTAGGCATTATCTTCATCTTTTGCTGGCGGCTTTGTTTTGAAATCCTTAAACAGCGCTACCGAAGGAACTGCCGCATCTTGATCGTGGGGGCAGGTAAGGCCGGAACGAGGCTGGCTCGCCAGATCCAGAAACATCCGGAAAAGGGTTATACGGTAGTCGGATTCATCGATGATGACCTCAAAAAGAAGGGTGAAATCATTTGCGGGGTGGAAGTCCTGGGGGGAGAAGAGGTCCTGAACGAGCCGGCCCAACAGAGAGAAGTTGAGGAGATTATCATTGCTATTCCTTCAGCCTCAAAGAACCGGCTTCTTGACTTTATCCTTAAGAGTGAGGAGATGGGTATCCAATATGCCATTGTGCCCAGTTTGTATGAAATTATAACCAGTAGCGGCGTCGCCGAAGAAATTGGGGATTTCCCGATACTTGATCTCTTTGGAGAGCCAATCAGTCCGGAGCAGAGGTTGGTTAAAAGGACGCTTGATATTGTCTTTTCCGTGGCCGCCTTGATAATTCTGACCATCCCCATGTTAATAATTGCCTTGATAGTTAAACTCAGTTCAAATGGCCCTGTTCTCTTCAAGCAGAAAAGAATTGGTCGGGGTGGCAAGCCCTTTGTGATCTATAAATTCAGGAGTATGGTTGAAAATGCCTCGGCCATAGGACCGCCTTTGACGGAAAAGAATGATCCCCGAATTACTTTTGTAGGAAGGATCCTGCGCAAGACCAGTCTGGATGAATTACCACAAGTCATCAATGTCCTGAAAGGGGATATGAGTCTGGTTGGTCCCCGTCCTGAAATTCCCTCTGTGGTTAAGAAATACAGCCGATGGCAAAAAAGGGTCCTTAAAGTTCAGCCGGGAATAACCGGTCTGTCCCAGATAAATGGGAGAGGTGACCGTGATGTCCCTGAGAAGCTGCGGCTCGATATGTACTATATCAAGCATCAATCCCTGGGACTCGATCTGAGAGTAATGTTAGGGACTATGTGGGTGGTCATGAGTCAGGAAGGGGCGTACTGATTTCGGATCTCAGATTGCGGATTTCGGATTGTTGTAACCGTTCAGGTATAGCTGCACGGATTAGCACGGATAAATAACACAGGACAGAAGGCGGAAGTGTAGGGACAGGGCTTGTCCCTGTCCGTGCTTGTCCATATCCGTTCCGTAGACGGACAACCACAAGGGTTGTCCCTACAGCCTAAGGACAGACCCGAATCACGGACACGGCTCACGGATTTTCCGTGTTTCATCTGTGTGCATCTGTGGCTGAACGGTTACGTTTTGATTTCAAATTTCGGAGTAAGTGCTCAGCCACTAAGGCACAAAGACACAAATCCGAAAATGAGAATACTATTGCTTTTTATCCCCCTAATAGGGATATTCGGCCAGAGCCATGGGAGCAGGGCCGAGGTCTGGCTAAGGGAAGAAGTCTCTTTTTATGAAGGGGCCTCAGCCAGATACTATGACCATTTGAATCAGGAGGAATTTGAAGAAGGACTTAATCTGCGGTGGCAGCTTTATTGGAATAAGAATTGGGGAAAAAGATTAGCGGTTAGTCTGGCGCCTTCCATTAAAGGTGGGGCAACCGCCGATATAGGTCTTTATAAAGG from bacterium includes the following:
- a CDS encoding sugar transferase; translation: MGKLRILAIVIDVLLVNLALIGAISSTGDWEGYFKLAPYLSVISAGLFLFFRLYEGRPFSGINLFFRTGKAVIAAWFLLMVVAFLKRTYFYPSIFLISSILGIIFIFCWRLCFEILKQRYRRNCRILIVGAGKAGTRLARQIQKHPEKGYTVVGFIDDDLKKKGEIICGVEVLGGEEVLNEPAQQREVEEIIIAIPSASKNRLLDFILKSEEMGIQYAIVPSLYEIITSSGVAEEIGDFPILDLFGEPISPEQRLVKRTLDIVFSVAALIILTIPMLIIALIVKLSSNGPVLFKQKRIGRGGKPFVIYKFRSMVENASAIGPPLTEKNDPRITFVGRILRKTSLDELPQVINVLKGDMSLVGPRPEIPSVVKKYSRWQKRVLKVQPGITGLSQINGRGDRDVPEKLRLDMYYIKHQSLGLDLRVMLGTMWVVMSQEGAY